The proteins below are encoded in one region of Colletotrichum lupini chromosome 5, complete sequence:
- a CDS encoding HhH-GPD superfamily base excision DNA repair protein, whose translation MKTSKLAKETSALFNKMAASSPPPPPPPSQTRRTTRSSLARFAYASDSTTSTADSKATATEAALHDIVLGVADIEDAVPDSRSRKRRRVVKEEEVQGAESESTTGVAAAAPPPPPRTTSKSRTRIKTEHIETDATSPPSPPKARKTRKPARTIRGTSPSSSTTHIEPPTDWSQIYNAVKEMRLHGAARNAAVDTMGCERLFHPDASERDRRFHILIALMLSSQTKDTVNAVAMKRLMTELPPHEEGAEGGLCLENVLAVEPALLNELIWAVGFHNNKTKFIKAAAIILRDKFNSDIPDTIEGLTSLPGVGPKMAYLCLSAAWDRTEGIGVDVHVHRITNLWGWHKTTQPEATRHALQSWLPKDKWREINWLLVGFGQTVCLPVGRKCGDCELGLGGLCKAAERKKVNEGRKMREVKVEVKEEEDGDVVIKTEEVVKEEQVVRDAVVNQRTEQPELASEPAVGDEPDAVVSTDAPRRSRRSGLSR comes from the exons ATGAAGACCTCGAAACTAGCAAAAGAGACGTCGGCGCTCTTCAACAAGATGGCGGcatcgtcgccgccgccgccgccgccgccgtcacaGACCCGCCGGACGACGAGATCTTCGCTCGCGCGGTTCGCATACGCATCGGATTCGACGACCTCTACGGCGGATTCCAAGGCGACAGCCACGGAAGCCGCGCTCCACGATATAGTTCTAGGCGTCGCCGACATTGAAGATGCGGTTCCCGACTCGCGGAGCAGGAAACGGAGACGGGTTGTCAAAGAGGAGGAAGTACAAGGCGCGGAGAGTGAAAGTACCACAGGtgtagcagcagcagcaccaccaccaccaccaagaaCGACATCAAAATCACGAACGAGAATTAAAACCGAACACATCGAAACCGACGCCACGTCACCACCATCTCCTCCAAAAGCCCGCAAAACCCGTAAACCAGCACGCACGATCCGCGGCACATCCCCTTCTTCCTCCACAACACACATCGAACCCCCAACAGACTGGTCGCAAATCTACAACGCCGTAAAAGAAATGCGCCTCCACGGCGCGGCGCGCAACGCCGCCGTCGACACAATGGGCTGCGAACGCCTCTTCCACCCCGACGCCTCGGAGCGCGACCGGCGCTTCCACATCTTGATTGCGCTCATGCTCTCGAGCCAGACGAAAGACACGGTGAACGCGGTGGCGATGAAGAGGCTGATGACGGAGTTGCCGCCGCACGAGGAGGGCGCGGAGGGGGGATTGTGTTTGGAGAATGTGCTGGCTGTGGAACCTGCGCTGTTGAACGAGTTGATTTGGGCGGTGGGGTTTCATAACAATAAGACAAA GTTCATCAAAGCAGCAGCCATCATCCTCCGCGACAAATTCAACAGCGATATCCCCGACACGATTGAAGGTCTCACCTCCCTACCCGGCGTAGGCCCCAAGATGGCCTACCTCTGCCTGTCCGCGGCCTGGGACCGCACCGAGGGCATCGGCGTGGACGTACACGTGCACCGCATCACGAACCTCTGGGGCTGGCACAAGACCACGCAGCCCGAGGCGACGCGGCACGCGCTGCAGAGCTGGCTGCCCAAGGACAAGTGGCGCGAGATCAACTGGCTGCTCGTCGGGTTCGGCCAGACGGTCTGCTTGCCTGTCGGGCGCAAGTGCGGCGATTGCGAGCTCGGGTTGGGCGGGTTGTGTAAGGCGGCGGAGAGGAAGAAGGTGAATGAGGGGCGTAAGATGAGGGAGGTCAAGGTCGAGgtgaaggaggaggaagatggGGACGTGGTCATCAAGACGGAAGAGGTTGTCAAGGAGGAGCAAGTTGTGCGTGATGCGGTTGTGAATCAAAGGACGGAGCAGCCGGAGCTGGCATCGGAGCCGGCGGTTGGTGACGAACCGGATGCAGTTGTGAGTACGGATGCACCGCGAAGAAGTCGCAGAAGCGGCCTATCCAGGTAG
- a CDS encoding AN1-type zinc finger protein → MPQKKIRCTFKECKDAAQRIVGDCGFCNGHFCGKHRLLEDHKCDGLEDCKKQSHERNAAQLESERTQVIRGV, encoded by the exons ATGCCTCAGAAGAAGATCCGCTGCACCTTTAAGGAGTGCAAGGATGCTGCTCAACGTATCGTTGGCGACTGCGGATTCTGCAACGGCCACTTTTGTGGCAAGCACCGCCTCTTAGAGGACCACAAGTGCGACGGCTTGGAAGAC TGCAAGAAGCAATCACATGAGCGGAATGCAGCACAACTCGAGAGCGAGCGCACGCAAGTTATCCGTGGGGTATAA
- a CDS encoding nuclear pore complex subunit Nup85 → MASRNRVWLLLQKFERREALTGSWFFSKLFSLVACDLPVSPISLDDFRKSNDSDASNFCRTEYLQISLPPVAHSITDIMPNKFSFDDSTFDSSPPSTPGQTPQKKSYYPFGENPSTTPAGPPPSSAASFTPQGAPSESYLGSSLLQGVTAQKPFGFGGASSNGPSKNLFGRSDSASAQPLGRSILQSAKPTTRQPSALSRELGAGKSEVTYDNRTGRYMIPDSSEEEEEDEDDEEYDERDAADAEMERYLEADIGEEDGDAEADDEEVQDDDDIFLNLRHSTRNDDELAYSDEGEGGIGGEESDLLLLNTPAATERMRREAQDIFRASSMRRSSGNRRTEFKFSAIAKDLYKELGMAQINESSGVVLKTEDLINQLYNEGIGAQEDPDQLDVSLANIVYPLVDLWNDFADSLPMPEGEHIAEIGPGPESEPFTKAAYVAQLVLQMHHTRFANQGTVDTEAPPLPYVLFRWIEENHNIYPEQFEIVMNHRPSPACHSLFWPTLRSALIRGNVDLASKLLRNAGWESVKKGPRADFAYSGKALDNLQRAVGIACEALDMCPITKGNWDIFSSDWTLYRIQTKGSLDKLQRFAEGKDKNLFAGDSDDSSYGRGSLAGLVRKAEGQVPWDIYEHLQTIYQIIMGTPEAILDTAQDWCEATIGLFGWWEEGRGQQKSLRMSRSHGLRMTATPSTPETYFERLSLAFHTAVESDFHFNSMNPVEVAIASAFESNFAAVIGILRAWSLPIASSVAELASLGQWLPKPEQPNLITMESLDMEDLEMLGVAPQTADDVEGIKDTTLTHYARELAGIESLSEDRSGWEMAIQVLGRMDSAAKSEDMVGELLRDILDQLDSEQGATVDKVWRILNDLGMISYAEETAETYADILGKDSHRYGEALWYYALAHRPGKVREVLNLLMSYSLLHSTVYPPANDLDDHLYRLLNERSQTLEKYAKQDLEAANLLGRMLSGYATLRKFYELRDTDGLADMSPYKSATLRKQAASALVAVIASSDDNIRGGLYDETRDAVVSEDFILALLGEALPFVNQNPSVITLDQMDTLLKAVEDIQTVNSTIFNAADEFFKLVLSSTPGMKGSTPADLMRKSTSSLSGSYMLSGSSMLASQLHRSISGGSGSGSSLAKTKRGWDWRSGLTAGASADDDRIGRVAGVKRKREMEFDDDVVNGKATKKDETCRNDLSQIVVHDLANFIEAIQSFEVVEARSKTSCLRANTRFTDDMRIRKYQLNTVQQAKSFRPFSIVKRCQSGKDAHLVNGGPIHHVTKPSTRRTGMLIQSNHGTYARFFTCSCSLCGAEAPRPSEDGMHHSRLTLPGSGPVIVEHSKGGVNQAGASESQAVSLEPPERPKAPSTWGSFGSKIAKARPIPKVVKKGPAPTGVKGHASGSTSSSSKATTAPSSTGKAKSAKRNPSPPASAQWGAFHALQVQGPAPNPNPPPKPKLLSRPRAGAPAPRWKRNSLTAQARAGKWGGFHQEQGAPASGHVVDGGLVAHDGHRSSVDPVVEGNLELGLETSLSKDVGDNSEENAASASTSKRGKERTRAVPRTRSRRSGPRSAARSGTGSWGNFFEDIERSDPEITRMTGSEEEADAPAPSRSTADDTTSSSAYVSSEWDTTYGTNVYPKPTPDFYEDILPLPSRPHEPNASKAEDIPALSPRAGPGFITQAEAAALIERLSHQRRKRRVPTRNTPGLSPGEAESRDSSTQRHPDQHQPAVQEDMTIMSRQQALYVLLQEPVEPVPRDINEQEHATIKEGRRCHSDIVSADQRLTEQHHIKEYMRERSAIDRYSEERRGRERHAEERRIKEQELRTEERRIKKLRSAERRVEVLREEERRAHKKARRADERRAAEFRTLERRIKELIREGGPGPEERLREKYANFQAMKQSRPTNLAKEALRDFDDILKELSTETVEHHHEVNYIRDWLYWLRGLVSHLDEGHNVQGFCDLCERESHKVQRHHVIPRSQRDRDRFTIKEMNELLELCLPCHINLHRAIPNEELAGEFNSVARILTHPRIQSWLVFAKAHSIRDLHGLMRLPDADGTLELEEDERRLHLLLLEKHLAKFASRRRQDYLALRDFLKTRIPLPVRQSELRHVLMDQKEGQSWKALFNLAGILLAELRYTIPGLLLTCSHTPVAHLELHIAFGAGSSSETWNPDLEEQKAVSHQTIDTDLLQQKKQKERRYTTPGIRWSSPTQLLIRPSLACLWESGRDPEFSNGYGPDCLLHFKNEILSQAPSPTEKNGAFRRRLEYSVILVSIALSKPPEPQPCHPPLPTAIEKQSY, encoded by the exons ATGGCATCACG GAATCGTGTTTGGTTACTGCTTCAGAAGTTTGAACGCCGGGAAGCTTTAACAGGATCTTGGTTCTTTTCAAAG CTCTTCAGCCTTGTCGCCTGCGACCTGCCAGTCAGCCCAATTAGCCTCGACGACTTTCGCAAATCAAACGACAGCGACGCATCAAATTTCTGCAGGACCGAATACCTACAAATTTCGCTCCCGCCG GTCGCCCACTCCATCACCGACATCATGCCTAACAAATTCTCCTTCGACGACTCAACCTTCGATAGCTCACCGCCGTCGACGCCCGGTCAGACTCCACAGAAGAAGTCATACTACCCCTTTGGCGAAAACCCGTCAACCACGCCAGCCGGTCCTCCACCCTCGTCCGCTGCTTCCTTCACACCCCAAGGTGCTCCCTCCGAGTCCTACCTCGGAAGCTCCTTGTTGCAAGGCGTCACTGCGCAGAAGCCCTTTGGCTTCGGCGGTGCAAGTTCAAATGGGCCCAGCAAGAACCTCTTTGGCAGAAGCGACTCTGCTTCAGCGCAACCACTTGGCCGGTCGATTCTGCAGAGCGCCAAACCTACGACGAGACAGCCGTCGGCACTAAGCCGGGAACTTGGCGCGGGAAAGAGCGAGGTCACCTACGATAACCGGACTGGCAGGTATATGATACCCGACAGctcggaggaagaggaagaagacgagGACGATGAGGAGTACGACGAACGCGATGCCGCCGACGCGGAGATGGAGCGATACCTCGAAGCCGATATTGGAGAGGAAGACGGAGACGCTGAGGCCGACGACGAAGAGGTCCAGGATGACGACGACATATTTTTGAACTTGCGGCACAGCACCCGTAACGACGATGAACTGGCCTACTCAGATGAGGGTGAAGGCGGCATAGGCGGCGAGGAGTCGGATCTTTTACTGCTCAATACGCCAGCGGCAACGGAGCGAATGCGCAGGGAGGCCCAGGATATTTTCCGTGCGTCGTCCATGCGTCGCTCGTCGGGCAACAGACGGACAGAATTCAAGTTCTCCGCAATCGCAAAGGATCTATACAAGGAACTGGGCATGGCTCAGATCAACGAGTCGTCAGGCGTTGTCTTGAAGACGGAAGACTTGATCAACCAGCTTTACAACGAAGGAATTGGTGCGCAGGAGGACCCCGATCAGCTAGACGTCTCGCTCGCCAATATTGTTTACCCTCTGGTGGACCTCTGGAATGACTTTGCCGACAGTTTACCTATGCCAGAGGGAGAGCACATTGCCGAGATTGGTCCCGGTCCCGAAAGTGAGCCGTTCACGAAGGCTGCCTACGTTGCCCAGTTGGTGCTTCAGATGCACCACACTCGTTTCGCTAACCAAGGCACTGTCGATACCGAAGCGCCGCCACTGCCTTACGTTCTGTTCCGATGGATCGAGGAAAACCACAACATCTACCCCGAGCAGTTCGAGATCGTCATGAATCACAGGCCGAGTCCAGCTTGCCATAGTCTCTTCTGGCCGACACTTCGCAGCGCTCTCATCCGTGGCAATGTCGATCTTGCATCAAAGCTATTGAGGAATGCTGGGTGGGAGTCCGTCAAGAAGGGACCCAGGGCCGATTTCGCTTACTCCGGCAAAGCTCTCGATAACCTACAACGTGCTGTCGGCATTGCGTGCGAGGCACTCGACATGTGCCCAATCACCAAGGGCAACTGGGATATCTTCAGCAGCGATTGGACGCTGTACCGCATCCAGACGAAGGGCTCCTTGGACAAGCTTCAGCGATTTGCGGAGGGCAAGGACAAGAACCTCTTCGCTGGCGATAGTGACGACAGCTCGTACGGAAGAGGCTCCTTGGCCGGTCTTGTGCGGAAAGCGGAAGGCCAGGTTCCATGGGACATCTACGAACATCTCCAGACCATTTACCAGATTATCATGGGAACACCAGAGGCTATCCTGGATACAGCGCAGGACTGGTGTGAAGCCACGATTGGTCTCTTTGGATGGTGGGAGGAAGGCAGAGGACAGCAGAAGAGCCTGCGCATGTCTCGCTCTCACGGCCTCCGCATGACAGCTACGCCTTCTACCCCGGAGACCTATTTTGAACGCCTGTCGCTGGCTTTCCACACGGCGGTTGAGTCGGACTTCCACTTCAACTCTATGAACCCTGTGGAAGTTGCCATTGCTTCGGCTTTCGAGTCAAACTTCGCGGCTGTCATCGGAATCCTTCGAGCATGGTCGCTTCCCATTGCTTCTTCAGTGGCAGAACTTGCCTCGCTTGGTCAGTGGCTACCTAAGCCCGAGCAGCCTAACTTGATCACGATGGAGAGTCTGGACATGGAGGATCTAGAGATGTTGGGAGTGGCTCCTCAGACCGCCGATGATGTGGAGGGCATCAAAGACACTACGCTTACACATTACGCGCGCGAACTCGCCGGAATCGAGAGTCTTTCGGAAGATCGCAGCGGTTGGGAGATGGCGATACAGGTCCTTGGTCGCATGGATTCGGCTGCGAAGTCAGAGGATATGGTGGGAGAATTGCTTCGGGATATCCTAGACCAGCTTGATTCTGAACAAGGAGCCACTGTGGATAAGGTCTGGAGAATTCTGAACGATCTCGGCATGATTTCCTATGCCGAAGAGACCGCAGAG acctacgcagatattctcGGCAAAGACTCCCACAGATACGGAGAGGCTCTTTGGTACTACGCTCTGGCTCATAGACCCGGAAAGGTCCGTGAGGTGCTCAACCTCCTTATGTCGTACTCTTTGCTCCACTCCACGGTCTACCCCCCAGCCAACGATCTGGACGACCACCTCTACCGACTTCTGAACGAGCGCAGTCAAACGCTCGAAAAGTATGCCAAACAAGATCTCGAGGCAGCGAATCTCCTCGGGCGGATGCTGAGTGGTTACGCCACGCTCCGGAAATTCTACGAGCTTCGTGACACTGATGGGCTTGCTGATATGTCACCTTACAAGTCTGCCACTCTCCGGAAGCAAGCCGCCTCTGCCCTTGTTGCAGTCATCGCTAGCTCTGATGACAACATTCGGGGAGGCCTTTACGACGAAACCCGCGACGCAGTTGTCAGTGAGGACTTCATTCTCGCTCTGTTGGGCGAGGCTTTGCCCTTTGTCAACCAAAACCCTTCGGTCATCACGCTCGACCAGATGGACACGCTCCTCAAGGCCGTTGAGGATATCCAGACAGTCAACTCCACTATCTTCAATGCAGCAGACGAGTTCTTCAAGCTTGTTCTGTCCTCGACGCCGGGCATGAAAGGCTCAACGCCTGCAGACTTGATGCGCAAGAGCACCAGCTCGCTTAGCGGAAGCTACATGCTCAGCGGAAGCTCCATGTTAGCCAGCCAGCTTCACCGGTCCATCAGCGGTGGCAGCGGCAGTGGTTCTTCTCTCGCCAAAACGAAGCGCGGCTGGGATTGGAGATCGGGACTCACGGCTGGTGCGTCGGCCGACGAC GATCGCATTGGACGTGTCGCGGGTGTCAAGCGCAAGCGCGA GATGGAGTTTGATGATGACGTTGTAAATGGAAAGGCAACCAAGAAA GATGAGACTTGTCGGAATGACTTGAGCCAAATCGTAGTCCATGATCTTGCCAACTTCATAGAGGCCATACAGTCATTCGAAGTTGTCGAGGCTAGGAGCAAAACTTCATGCCTGAGGGCAAACACA CGATTTACCGACGACATGCGAATAAGGAAATACCAATTGAACACTGTTCAGCAAGCCAAATCCTT CCGGCCATTTTCCATTGTGAAACGCTGCCAGTCCGGTAAAGATGCACATCTTGTCAACGGTGGCCCGATCCATCACGTCACGAAGCCTAGCACGCGTCGAACAGGTATGCTG ATTCAATCAAATCATGGCACGTATGCCCGGTTCTTCACGTGCTCCTGCTCCCTGTGTGGTGCAGAGGCGCCTCGTCCATCAGAAGACGGCATGCACCACTCCCGCTTGACGCTGCCTGGCAGTGGCCCCGTCATTGTCGAGCACAGCAAGGGAGGAGTCAACCAAGCTGGAGCTTCTGAGTCTCAAGCGGTATCTCTTGAACCACCGGAGAGGCCAAAGGCTCCGTCAACCTGGGGCTCCTTTGGTAGCAAGATCGCCAAAGCCCGGCCAATCCCAAAGGTCGTCAAGAAGGGCCCCGCGCCAACAGGAGTGAAAGGGCACGCTTCTGGCTcgacatcatcatcatcaaaaGCGACAACAGCGCCATCGTCAACGGGAAAAGCCAAGAGCGCGAAACGGAACCCCTCACCACCGGCGTCGGCGCAATGGGGCGCCTTTCACGCGCTACAGGTCCAAGGCCCCGCACCGAACCCGAACCCGCCACCCAAGCCGAAGTTGCTGTCGAGACCGAGGGCTGGCGCACCGGCGCCGCGGTGGAAGCGCAACTCGCTTACTGCGCAGGCGAGGGCTGGGAAATGGGGCGGGTTTCATCAGGAGCAGGGTGCGCCAGCTTCTGGGCACGTCGTCGACGGGGGGCTGGTCGCGCACGATGGACATCGGTCGAGCGTCGATCCTGTCGTTGAGGGAAACCTGGAGCTGGGTCTGGAGACTTCTCTGTCAAAGGATGTTGGCGACAATTCAGAAGAG AACGCGGCCTCTGCATCAACCAGCAAACGGGGGAAAGAAAGGACCAGAGCGGTTCCTAGAACCAGATCTCGGAGAAGCGGGCCCAGGAGCGCTGCAAGATCGGGAACTGGGAGCTGGGGAAACTTTTTCGAAGATATCGAGAGGAGCGATCCTGAGATCACCAGGATGACAGGCAGCGAAGAGGAAGCAGATGCTCCGGCGCCATCCCGTAGCACCGCTGACGATACCACTTCATCATCCGCTTACGTTTCTTCTGAGTGGGACACTACATACGGTACTAATGTATACCCCAAACCAACACCAGACTTTTATGAGGATATTCTACCTCTACCTTCGAGGCCCCACGAACCCAATGCCTCAAAAGCCGAAGATATCCCAGCTCTCTCCCCCCGCGCAGGACCCGGATTTATCACCCAGGCAGAGGCCGCCGCCCTCATCGAAAGACTCTCGCACCAGAGGCGTAAGAGGAGGGTCCCGACTAGGAATACACCCGGGCTCAGCCCCGGGGAAGCAGAGTCCAGAGACTCATCAACGCAACGACATCCAGACCAACACCAGCCAGCAGTTCAAGAGGATATGACGATAATGTCCAGACAGCAAGCGCTATACGTCCTGCTCCAGGAGCCTGTGGAACCGGTGCCTCGGGACATCAATGAGCAAGAGCATGCTACCATCAAGGAAGGGCGAAGATGTCATTCAGACATCGTTTCCGCAGACCAACGTCTCACAGAACAACATCACATAAAAGAGTATATGAGAGAGCGTAGCGCAATAGACCGGTATTCAGAAGAACGCCGCGGAAGAGAACGTCACGCAGAGGAACGCCGCATAAAAGAGCAAGAATTACGCACAGAGGAGCGTCGCATCAAAAAACTTCGCAGTGCAGAAAGGCGTGTGGAAGTACTCCGCGAAGAAGAACGTCGCGCTCACAAAAAAGCACGTCGGGCAGATGAACGTCGCGCTGCAGAGTTTCGCACGCTAGAACGCcgtataaaagaactaattCGCGAAGGAGGACCTGGCCCCGAAGAACGTCTCAGGGAAAAATATGCTAATTTCCAGGCAATGAAACAAAGTCGCCCTACTAATCTAGCCAAGGAAGCCTTGCGGGATTTTGATGATATCCTGAAAGAACTGTCTACGGAGACAGTTGAACACCATCATGAAGTGAACTATATCCGGGATTGGCTCTACTGGCTGAGAGGACTTGTTTCACATCTGGATGAAGGCCATAATGTACAAGGGTTTTGTGACCTCTGTGAGCGGGAGTCTCATAAAGTCCAAAGACACCATGTCATTCCGAGAAGTCAACGTGATCGCGACCGATTCACTATTAAAGAGATGAACGAGTTGCTGGAACTTTGCCTTCCCTGCCACATAAATTTACACAGAGCCATTCCAAACGAAGAACTTGCTGGCGAGTTCAACTCTGTGGCGCGGATTTTGACACATCCTCGAATTCAATCCTGGTTGGTGTTTGCGAAAGCGCATTCTATCCGGGACCTCCACGGTCTAATGAGACTACCAGATGCAGATGGCACACTTGAGCT GGAAGAGGATGAGCGCCGACTCCATTTGCTTCTTCTTGAGAAACACCTGGCCAAGTTCGCAAGCCGGAGGCGCCAGGACTATCTTGCTCTGCGCGACTTCCTGAAGACTCGTATTCCCTTGCCCGTTAGACAAAGCGAACTCAGACATGTGCTCATGGATCAAAAAGAGGGGCAAAGCTGGAAAG CTCTATTCAATCTCGCTGGCATTCTCCTGGCTGAGCTTAGGTACACGATCCCTGGACTCCTACTTACTTGCTCACACACTCCCGTTGCCCA TCTGGAGCTTCACATTGCTTTTGGTGCCGGTAGTTCTTCTGAGACTTGGAATCC GGATCTGGAAGAGCAAAAAGCGGTGTCCCACCAGACTATTGACACCGACCTGCTTCAGCAAAAGAAGCAAAAGGAAAGACGATATACAACACCAGGTATTCGCTGGTCGTCACCGACCCAACTACTAATCCGGCCCTCATTAGCTTGTCTATGGGAGAGCGGACGGGATCCCGAATTTTCCAACGGGTATGGTC CTGACTGTTTGCTTCACTTCAAGAACGAGATTCTTTCACAGGCACCAAGTCCTACTGAAAAAAATGGAGCCTTTAGAAGACGACTGGAGTATTCTGTGATCCTGGTGTCTAT AGCTCTATCAAAACCCCCTGAACCACAACCTTGCCATCCGCCACTGCCCACCGCTATCGAAAAGCAATCATACTAA
- a CDS encoding oxidoreductase family protein, with the protein MAPIRVGIIGLSAKEAVMGPGAWASIAILPSFKNSLHYEIVALCNSSAEAARRSIEMHKLPSTTKAYGDVEQLASDPDVDLVVVSVVVTKHLAVTLPALANRKQVFVEWPLGASAQEAEQLTQLAKSDGLKTIVGLQGRSDALTLKLREIIQSGEIGEINHTSVVGTLPYFPPNFWVEGAEYYLDIKTGGNAFHIGFGHFLDSFTNVVGDFDLSSLSSVLKSDVDSVPLYKADRSSVIDPAYPKSSPDHILVQGVLQNGAVASIACRTTPVTVGEVGARWIISGTKGEIEAVWDGGQWQIHSPSKQLKYKLVGGEEQKVILETGKLPDGVEVSAAGLNTLLIFDAYAKGDTSRYADFETALKNHVLLETILKKSGPAAGGPQQKFGTDADAGVDARNVDPVTNLLRRSDSEQLPRLHDFTHSAQQITVGGFSYLRFRLKVIVFSRPVGYQIKVRQTSVTQNERRRLARSAQHPQQHVVHRLTPETGSGGAIASAPGGATPPKADKPKHIAILDTDVMVTAVQTLYGQYYSAQYIKRLTAAATRIGASHLATFTTWDVVAGHYPNPADVDAILITGSIAAAYDTDPWVLRLGDFIRRVYEHHPNVRIFGTCFGHQLIGKVLLEPHGAVVEKDPNGYEFGVQTISLNPNLVEDFPCLAALAPTTRTTESEQDAGSSSPPPPHGLRLQMCHGDHVALAPPPNPPLPGTWQNIGGSAHCRVQGLYEPSRVLTIQPHFECDQVIMEETIKHFYTPAKGFSPEFLQRAFDATRREDDAGVAAEWVFRFLVGI; encoded by the exons ATGGCCCCCATCAGAGTAGGCATCATCGGACTCTCCGCAAAGGAGGCAGTCATGGGCCCAGGCGCCTGGGCCTCCATCGCCATCCTCCCCTCCTTCAAGAACTCGCTACACTACGAGATTGTTGCCCTCTGCAACTCGTCCGCGGAAGCAGCCCGCCGCTCCATCGAGATGCATAAGCTTCCGAGCACGACCAAAGCATACGGCGACGTCGAGCAGCTGGCCAGCGACCCGGATGTGGACCTCGTCGTCGTAAGCGTCGTCGTGACCAAGCACCTCGCCGTCACCCTCCCCGCGCTCGCCAACAGGAAGCAAGTCTTTGTCGAGTGGCCCCTTGGCGCCTCGGCGCAGGAGGCGGAACAGCTCACGCAGCTGGCCAAGTCAGACGGACTCAAGACCATTGTTGGTCTCCAAGGTCGCTCTGACGCTCTCACTCTCAAGCTGAGGGAGATCATTCAGAGTGGGGAGATTGGTGAGATCAATCACACTTCTGTCGTCGGCACTCTCCCATACTTTCCTCCCAACTTCTGGGTGGAGGGCGCGGAGTACTACCTCGATATCAAAACCGGAGGTAACGCATTCCACATCGGCTTTGGGCATT TCTTGGACTCATTCACAAACGTTGTTGGCGACTTCGATCTCAGCAGCCTGTCGTCAGTTCTAAAGAGCGACGTCGACTCCGTCCCCCTATACAAAGCCGACAGAAGCAGCGTGATCGATCCAGCGTACCCAAAGTCCTCTCCCGACCACATCTTGGTCCAAGGCGTGCTGCAAAACGGGGCAGTGGCCTCGATTGCCTGCCGAACCACCCCGGTCACGGTCGGTGAGGTCGGTGCTCGCTGGATCATCAGCGGCACCAAGGGGGAAATCGAGGCCGTCTGGGACGGAGGCCAGTGGCAGATCCACAGCCCCAGCAAGCAACTCAAGTACAAGTTAGTCGGAGGAGAAGAACAAAAGGTCATTCTCGAGACCGGCAAGCTCCCTGACGGAGTCGAGGTTTCGGCCGCGGGGCTGAACACGCTCCTCATTTTTGACGCCTACGCCAAAGGCGATACTTCACGGTATGCGGACTTTGAGACAGCTCTGAAGAACCATGTGCTTTTGGAGACGATTTTGAAGAAGTCGGG ACCAGCCGCCGGTGGACCGCAGCAAAAGTTCGGCACCGACGCCGACGCCGGCGTTGACGCCCGAAACGTGGATCCCGTGACAAATCTCCTCCGAAGATCTGACTCGGAGCAGCTGCCGAGACTTCACGACTTCACTCACAGCGCCCAACAAATCACAGTTGGCGGTTTTTCATACTTGAGATTCCGATTGAAAGTAATTGTGTTTTCTCGTCCCGTAGGATACCAAATCAAAGTAAGACAGACGTCTGTCACCCAAAATGAGAGAAGAAGACTTGCAAGGTCAGCCCAACATCCCCAACAACACGTGGTTCATAGACTTACACCCGAAACAGGATCCGGGGGCGCGATCGCCAGTGCGCCAGGAGGAGCAACACCTCCAAAGGCAGACAAACCCAAACACATCGCCATCCTAGACACCGACGTAATGGTCACAGCCGTCCAAACCCTCTACGGACAATACTACAGCGCCCAATACATCAAACGCCTCACCGCCGCCGCAACCCGCATCGGAGCCTCCCACCTCGCCACCTTCACGACCTGGGACGTCGTCGCAGGCCACTACCCGAACCCAGCCGACGTCGACGCCATCCTCATCACGGGCTCCATCGCCGCCGCCTACGACACGGACCCCTGGGTGCTCCGCCTCGGCGACTTCATCCGGCGCGTCTACGAGCACCACCCCAACGTCCGCATCTTTGGCACCTGCTTCGGCCACCAGCTCATCGGCAAAGTCCTCCTCGAGCCCCACGGCGCCGTCGTGGAAAAGGACCCCAACGGCTACGAGTTTGGCGTCCAGACCATCTCGTTGAACCCGAACCTCGTAGAGGACTTTCCCTGCCTGGCCGCTCTTGCGCCCACGACAAGAACGACAGAGTCAGAACAGGACGCCGGCTcttcatcaccaccacccccTCACGGTCTCCGGCTACAAATGTGCCACGGCGACCACGTAGCCCTCGCCCCGCCACCGAACCCACCTCTTCCAGGAACCTGGCAAAACATCGGCGGCAGCGCGCACTGCAGGGTCCAGGGCCTGTACGAGCCCTCTCGCGTCCTCACGATCCAGCCCCATTTCGAGTGCGACCAGGTCATCATGGAAGAGACCATTAAGCACTTTTACACGCCCGCCAAGGGGTTCTCGCCAGAGTTTCTGCAGCGGGCGTTTGACGCGACGAGGAGGGAGGACGACGCGGGTGTTGCTGCGGAGTGGGTGTTTCGATTCTTGGTTGGTATCTGA